The following proteins are encoded in a genomic region of Gadus macrocephalus chromosome 19, ASM3116895v1:
- the sec16a gene encoding protein transport protein Sec16A isoform X1 encodes MQPPPRNGPPGASGPSSAGPNAFRRIRPLKHTSTAPAAMMGPPAAMMGPPVAMRGPPAEMMGPPSSNHPMTDPFAFGMQAPAPMAAAAAGPPMVPNSNAPFPQMAPNSLYSQAGPGMHPQPVDHQQAASSGPHSSYQAGVNLFTPQGVAPPTQQHPGQLPPQVTQGYTQPNSEQGYFNSIAQPPPTTHNVSSMASNSMPSQPYFHQDHQGEHAPQAMPFQPVPPTTSSSHWSPDHGSRPPSLQNYFQPTTDPPLQPFNIPHQPQAYPSHPPSPHHNAPTPPTQPEPSQVQAPLPQDPEMVPTSSQWPDPNVPQQHESHFQVQSYFSQGAGTQDTWFNQPSQDPVYHQMGIGMSPTPNRPTSAGPQRSTPTTDPLPGAAPLPYAQESGSVSMFFRGSDVENEETLAGEGKKAVNGMQGSGQLHSHPQLPPLPYVSQAEPPTGDYHGASFSSNPHIPYMNEGLYACPVNIQKPSEPQLDHVENLECVPNQEVLPSKTIGSPSGEVGPGEDHHEAGPNLETPDTIPRPMRSASVSSSYSNVSHGSGTGSRRHQGVMGTFIQQESPRLVEDPNIAVAAGGYFEQIDTSPATDVGAHHSSQEHIYTSQPPTPSPPKPTGVFQASANSSFEPVRSHGVGVRPVEVDRAKMVAEGGGDAVPGNLEQPPDNIENIYGTGHPLTTGPGVPHLVHPVVLSHSRPSSRAFGAHRPCESPATTLWAQNDPSTLGANILLAPAAPPVLAPLREPTNDVIQPPEDGPLDLQPPQRTNATSQQHSENLENPPKVSVGDLSDSQGQLGYASLLVADTLHQPVLIAPPVSNYSVIPPTAQAAAPRQQTSPPMRPPSQGHGASISLPPLLSADQNQSFMALPMINPSTAQSQGPLNLARDQTECERWETTALPLSQAACLPLSRAQSMDGESHSALPINPQLSNYELLDFSMHQSQSQTQASGHPSPLQGSPQASNAPGFYLQVTKDAQQGLRGEGERIPQAPVSNAALHAPEAAPTPEAAPTRAAPNPQQPLAEHPQMPDVQPAAQGPAVSRPPSAHVFTGGSGPATAAAPSAVPPPPAAAASYPSGLQGQVPPGAPQPNPAAPPRPPSSVGSQGYGPAQGAPVQGYGGFHAGAYGEYPDGRAPHPPGQYPPPGDPRAQPYYHEDPYRRFDPWYGRYEGQNPAYRDPNTQYREPQPERPSSRSSQYSDRSSSRQGYPEDYQRANRSAYEEYYADYYKKPYDYGYNSGAYDPRYRGYYDQSYWYNYDEAYRGRDPYYNPQLQQQQQQQQQQQQQQLQQPPQPPQLPQQQQQQPFARPEGYEDQWRYYPGYDASFDDDYRRREESVLDDFDRRSVHSEMSAHSLHSNHTQHSRHSASSVRSQQSQVYRSQPDLTVYDTTAPIRSDPYRQYPDQTDGSQSYTQYTYPADYSTESTWIAPEQPPPRPHTPEKFIMPHRCARFGPGGHLVQVLANMPSAGQPALVDIYNMETILQDTNEQAELRSFPGPLVKEETHKGDVIKFSQNKALECVRNKDLLDRDSACLLWDFIMLLCRQNGTVVGTDIADLLLKEHRSVWLPGKSPNEANLIDFNNEPLERAEEEPGAGPLSLLSDTFMTVPENVGKETERFRELLLFGRKKDALEAAMKGGLWGHALLLASKMDNRTHARVMTRFANSLPINDPLQTVYQLMSGRMPASAISCGEEKWGDWRPHLAMVLSNLTHTPDLDTRTITTMGDTLASKGLVDAAHFCYLMAQVGLGVYTKKSTKMVLVGSNHSLTFYQFATNEAIQRTEAYEYAQSLGSQPCSLPNFQVFKLIYACRLAEAGLSAQAFHYCEVISKSVLTQPSYHSSVIISQLIQLSEKLRFYDPQLKEKPEQELFFEPDWLLHLRQLDGQIRMGAIAYNADRATPTQYDCASPSSELEQTLPAEPYNNTMPQEMNGASSDNPLMSSLLPGPPPQAVQLMPPAPTTILQDGMVPQHHPSEVHQFYPVPPGPAAGYLPQVPDSGPSPYEPQQPQPSDMYPPPLQQQPSSSPPHPGHMGSHMPPQMNQQPPNQMNQQPPHLMNQQPPHLMNQQPPHLMNQQPPHLMNQQPPHLMNQQPPHQMNQQPPHLMNQHPPSQMNQQPPDQMNQQPPPQMNQQPPPQMNQQPLPLMNQQPSHLMNQQPPHLMNQQPPHLMNQQPPHQMNQQPPHLTNQAPYPVNQPSPHQMTPMPPHPVSQPSPHTPPSPGHMPMMDQHVLGQPEGQPLPPMSNAMRRNSFTPQTDFYDQSAHMGAGRRSRTSSQSSMHMASGRRSRTTSESSTHSGGRERSNSSAMQMSSSPPPSIPEQPRMEDPKKAKKHSPKKGGGGGGGGGGGGWLNWLYRKGKNEAHLPDDKNKSIVWDEKRQKWVDQNEPEEESKPLPPPPPPGFKTGPPMLGPGGPGRPPGGGPPVNMFSRKAGTKSRYVDILNPSKTSRPGGMGPAPADIFAPLAPMPTNLFVPGAAPEDQQPMEASEGGAQEQAAPSAGAAPQMFNPTLMPPGGDGLPESGELSRSSSMSSLSREVSQHLNQGQQAPPAGGVTFYNPAQFAQPSAQSGGPRGQGRFGGQRQYPVVK; translated from the exons ATGCAGCCTCCTCCACGGAATGGGCCTCCTGGGGCTTCCGGCCCTTCCTCTGCAGGGCCCAACGCCTTCCGCAGGATAAGACCCCTCAAGCACACATCCACAGCACCAGCTGCAATGATGGGACCCCCAGCTGCAATGATGGGACCCCCAGTTGCAATGAGGGGACCCCCAGCTGAAATGATGGGACCCCCATCTAGTAACCATCCAATGACAGACCCTTTTGCTTTTGGGATGCAAGCCCCAGCACctatggctgctgctgctgcaggtcctCCTATGGTACCCAATAGCAACGCTCCCTTCCCACAGATGGCTCCCAATAGCCTGTATTCGCAGGCTGGCCCAGGCATGCATCCACAGCCAGTGGATCACCAACAAGCTGCTTCCTCCGGTCCGCACTCATCCTATCAGGCCGGAGTAAACCTTTTCACCCCTCAAGGTGTAGCTCCTCCTACTCAACAGCACCCAGGACAGTTACCGCCGCAAGTCACACAAGGATATACACAACCAAATTCAGAACAGGGCTATTTTAATTCAATAGCACAGCCACCACCGACGACCCATAATGTCTCGTCCATGGCTTCAAACTCAATGCCTAGCCAGCCATATTTCCATCAGGACCACCAGGGGGAGCATGCTCCTCAAGCCATGCCCTTCCAGCCAGTGCCTCCCACAACATCATCCTCTCATTGGTCCCCTGATCATGGGAGTCGCCCTCCGTCATTGCAAAACTATTTCCAGCCAACCACTGACCCCCCATTGCAGCCCTTTAACATCCCTCACCAGCCTCAAGCATACCCTTCCCACCCACCATCCCCTCATCATAACGCCCCCACTCCTCCAACACAGCCCGAACCTTCCCAAGTCCAGGCACCTCTTCCCCAGGACCCGGAGATGGTTCCTACGAGCTCACAATGGCCAGATCCAAATGTACCTCAGCAGCATGAATCACACTTCCAGGTTCAGAGCTACTTCAGTCAAGGCGCAGGCACACAAGATACCTGGTTTAACCAGCCGTCACAGGATCCAGTCTACCACCAAATGGGCATTGGCATGAGCCCCACCCCAAACCGGCCCACCTCAGCTGGACCTCAACGTAGTACCCCAACTACTGATCCTTTACCAGGAGCGGCCCCACTTCCATATGCACAGGAATCTGGTTCTGTCTCAATGTTCTTCAGAGGAAGTGATGTGGAGAACGAAGAGACACTGGCTGGAGAGGGTAAGAAAGCTGTGAATGGTATGCAGGGATCCGGCCAGCTTCACAGCCATCCACAACTGCCTCCACTGCCCTACGTCAGTCAGGCAGAGCCTCCAACAGGGGATTACCATGGAGCCTCTTTCAGCAGCAATCCACACATACCGTACATGAATGAGGGCCTTTACGCATGCCCAGTGAACATCCAAAAGCCTTCTGAACCTCAGCTTGACCACGTGGAGAATCTTGAGTGTGTACCCAACCAGGAAGTGTTGCCCAGTAAAACCATTGGTAGCCCCTCTGGGGAGGTCGGCCCCGGAGAAGACCATCATGAAGCAGGTCCCAACCTTGAGACCCCAGATACGATTCCACGACCAATGAGATCTGCTAGTGTGTCATCAAGCTACAGTAATGTAAGTCACGGTAGTGGAACTGGGTCCCGCCGACATCAGGGGGTCATGGGCACTTTTATACAGCAAGAAAGCCCTCGCCTCGTTGAGGATCCTAACATCGCTGTGGCTGCTGGGGGATACTTTGAGCAGATTGACACTTCTCCGGCTACTGATGTGGGTGCGCACCATAGCTCCCAGGAGCATATCTATACCAGTCAGCCCCCTACACCCAGCCCCCCCAAACCTACTGGTGTATTCCAGGCCAGTGCAAACAGCTCTTTTGAACCTGTACGCTCGCATGGAGTTGGTGTACGCCCCGTTGAAGTTGACAGGGCGAAAATGGTTGCTGAAGGGGGTGGCGATGCTGTACCTGGCAACCTGGAGCAGCCCCCAGATAATATTGAAAACATTTATGGAACCGGTCATCCTTTAACGACTGGACCTGGAGTTCCTCACCTCGTACACCCTGTGGTTCTGTCTCACTCCCGGCCGTCTTCCCGTGCGTTTGGCGCTCACCGGCCCTGTGAAAGCCCTGCCACTACTCTATGGGCTCAAAATGACCCTTCCACCTTAGGAGCCAACATCCTTCTTGCCCCTGCTGCTCCCCCAGTCCTTGCCCCGCTACGGGAACCTACTAACGATGTCATACAGCCCCCTGAAGATGGTCCTTTGGACCTTCAACCCCCCCAGAGAACCAATGCCACTTCACAGCAGCACTCAGAGAATCTAGAGAACCCGCCGAAGGTGAGTGTGGGGGATCTGTCCGACTCCCAAGGTCAACTGGGCTATGCGTCTCTCTTGGTGGCCGACACGCTTCACCAGCCTGTGTTGATTGCTCCTCCGGTGTCCAATTATAGTGTGATTCCTCCCACTGCACAAGCTGCTGCTCCAAGGCAGCAGACCAGTCCACCCATGAGACCCCCCTCACAGGGGCACGGGGCCAGTATCTCCCTACCACCTCTATTATCGGCCGATCAGAACCAATCCTTCATGGCATTACCAATGATCAACCCCTCTACTGCGCAGAGTCAGGGCCCACTTAACCTGGCTCGAGATCAGACGGAATGCGAAAGATGGGAAACCACAGCTTTGCCGTTATCACAGGCCGCATGCCTCCCTCTGTCAAGGGCTCAATCAATGGATGGGGAGAGCCACTCTGCTCTCCCTATAAATCCACAACTTTCAAATTATGAACTGCTTGATTTTTCTATGCACCAATCACAGAGCCAAACGCAGGCCTCAGGCCACCCTTCCCCTCTACAAGGGTCTCCACAGGCTAGTAACGCTCCCGGGTTCTACCTGCAGGTCACCAAAGATGCTCAACAGGGGCTAAGGGGCGAAGGTGAACGTATTCCCCAGGCCCCAGTGTCTAATGCTGCCCTACATGCACCTGAAGCTGCCCCCACACCTGAAGCTGCCCCCACCCGGGCAGCTCCAAACCCCCAGCAGCCGCTCGCAGAGCATCCCCAGATGCCCGACGTCCAACCTGCTGCACAGGGTCCTGCAGTGAGTCGACCTCCTTCAGCCCACGTTTTCACTGGAGGGAGTGGTCCCGCCACAGCTGCTGCTCCTTCTgcggttcctcctcctcctgctgctgctgcttcttacCCCTCTGGGCTCCAGGGACAAGTCCCTCCAGGGGCTCCCCAGCCAAACCCTGCCGCACCCCCACGTCCCCCTTCCTCTGTGGGTAGCCAGGGTTATGGCCCTGCTCAAGGCGCACCGGTCCAGGGGTACGGAGGTTTCCATGCAGGTGCCTATGGAGAATACCCCGATGGCAGAGCGCCCCATCCCCCTGGCCAGTATCCTCCGCCTGGGGATCCAAGAGCACAGCCTTACTACCAT GAGGACCCATACAGAAGGTTTGATCCATGGTATGGAAGATATGAAGGACAGAACCCGGCCTACCGAGATCCCAACACCCAGTACCGAGAGCCTCAGCCCGAGAGGCCCAGCTCCCGGTCCAGTCAGTACTCGGACAGGTCGTCATCCAG GCAAGGCTACCCGGAAGACTACCAGAGAGCCAACCGAAGTGCCTACGAGGAATATTATGCAGACTATTACAAGAAACCGTATGACTATG GCTACAATTCAGGTGCCTACGATCCCAGATACAGAGGCTACTACGACCAGTCCTACTGGTACAACTATGATGAGGCCTACAGAGGGCGAGACCCCTACTACAACCCCCAactacaacaacagcagcagcagcaacaacaacaacaacaacaacaactgcaacaACCCCCACAACCTCCACAactaccacaacaacaacaacaacagccattTGCTAG GCCGGAGGGCTACGAGGACCAGTGGCGCTACTACCCGGGCTACGACGCCAGCTTCGATGACGACTACCGCCGGAGAGAGGAATCCGTCTTGGATGACTTTGACCGGCGCAGCGTCCACAGCGAGATGTCAGCCCACAGCCTGCACAGCAACCACACCCAGCACAGCCGACACAGCGCATCCAGTGTCCGGTCGCAGCAG AGTCAGGTGTACCGGAGCCAACCTGACCTGACGGTGTACGACACCACCGCACCCATCCGGAGTGACCCCTACAGACAGTACCCGGACCAGACGGACGGCAGCCAGAGCTACACCCAGTACACCTACCCTGCGGACTACAGCACAGAGTCCACCTGGATCGCACCTGAGCAAC cgcccccccgcccacacacccCAGAGAAGTTCATCATGCCCCACCGCTGTGCCCGCTTTGGGCCCGGGGGGCACCTGGTCCAGGTGCTGGCCAACATGCCCTCGGCTGGGCAGCCGGCCCTGGTGGACATCTACAACATGGAG ACCATTCTCCAGGACACCAATGAGCAGGCAGAGCTACGCTCCTTCCCCGGCCCCCTTGTCAA GGAGGAGACCCACAAGGGAGACGTGATCAAGTTCTCCCAGAACAAGGCCCTGGAGTGCGTGCGGAACAAGGACCTGCTGGACCGTGACTCTGCCTGCCTGCTGTGGGACTTCATCATGCTCCTCTGCCGACAGAACGGG ACGGTGGTGGGGACGGACATCGCCGACCTGCTGCTCAAGGAGCACCGCTCAGTGTGGCTGCCTGGCAAGAGCCCCAACGAGGCCAACCTGATCGACTTCAACAACGAGCCGCTGGAGCgggcggaggaggagccgggggcggggcctctgtCCCTCCTGTCGGACACCTTCATGACGGTGCCCGAGAACGTCGGCAAGGAAACGGAGCGCTTCCGGGAGCTGCTGCTGTTTGGCCGCAAGAAG gatGCTCTAGAAGCGGCGATGAAGGGAGGTCTGTGGGGACACGCGCTACTATTGGCCAGTAAGATGGACAACCGGACGCACGCCCGTGTCATGACCAG GTTTGCCAACAGTCTGCCCATCAACGACCCTCTGCAGACCGTCTACCAGCTGATGTCTGGGAGGATGCCCGCCTCCGCCATC TCCTGTGGAGAGGAGAAGTGGGGCGACTGGCGCCCTCATCTGGCCATGGTGCTGTCCAACCTCACCCATACCCCGGACCTGGACACccgcaccatcaccaccatgggGGACACCCTGG CTTCCAAGGGCCTCGTCGATGCTGCTCACTTCTGCTACCTGATGGCCCAGGTGGGACTTGGGGTTTACACCAAGAAGAGCACCAAGATGGTTCTAGTTGGGTCCAACCACAG TTTAACCTTCTACCAGTTTGCGACCAACGAGGCGATCCAGAGGACGGAGGCCTACGAGTACGCCCAGTCCCTGGGCTCCCAGCCCTGCTCCCTGCCCAACTTCCAG GTGTTCAAGTTGATCTACGCCTGCCGCCTGGCTGAAGCAGGCCTCAGCGCACAGGCCTTCCACTACTGTGAGGTGATCTCCAAGAGTGTCCTCACGCAGCCCTCGTATCACTCCTCTGTCATCATCAGTCAGCTGATACAG CTGTCGGAGAAGCTGCGGTTCTACGACCCCCAGTTGAAGGAGAAGCCGGAGCAGGAGCTGTTCTTTGAGCCAGATTGGCTGCTGCACCTCAGACAGCTGGATGGACAGATCAGG ATGGGTGCGATAGCCTACAATGCAGACAGGGCCACGCCCACGCAGTACGACTGTGCTTCCCCGAGCTCTGAGCTGGAGCAGACCCTACCAGCGGAGCCCTACAACAACACCATGCCTCAAGAGATGAACGGAGCCTCCTCAGACAACCCCCTGATGAGCTCCCTGCTGCCCGGGCCGCCGCCCCAGGCTGTGCAGCTGATGCCTCCAG CCCCAACTACCATCCTCCAAGACGGCATGGTTCCACAGCACCACCCATCAGAGGTCCACCAGTTCTACCCCGTGCCCCCCGGCCCGGCCGCAGGCTACCTACCGCAGGTCCCCGACTCCGGCCCCTCTCCCTATGAGCCTCAGCAGCCCCAGCCCTCGGACATgtaccctccacctctccagcaGCAGCCCAGCTCCTCGCCCCCTCACCCGGGACACATGGGCTCTCACATGCCTCCCCAGATGAACCAACAACCGCCCAATCAGATGAACCAACAACCTCCCCATCTGATGAACCAACAACCTCCCCATCTGATGAACCAACAACCTCCCCATCTGATGAACCAACAACCTCCCCATCTGATGAACCAACAACCTCCCCATCTGATGAACCAACAACCTCCCCATCAGATGAACCAACAACCTCCCCATCTGATGAACCAACATCCTCCCTCCCAGATGAACCAACAACCTCCCGATCAGATGAATCAACAACCTCCCCCGCAGATGAACCAACAACCTCCCCCCCAGATGAATCAACAACCTCTCCCTCTgatgaaccaacaaccttcCCATCTGATGAACCAACAACCTCCCCATCTGATGAACCAACAACCTCCCCATCTGATGAACCAACAACCTCCCCATCAGATGAACCAACAACCTCCCCATCTGACGAACCAAGCCCCTTATCCGGTAAACCAGCCTTCTCCCCATCAAATGACTCCGATGCCTCCACACCCGGTGAGTCAGCCGTCCCCACacacgcccccctcccctggaCACATGCCCATGATGGATCAGCATGTCCTAGGCCAGCCCGAGGGTCAGCCCCTGCCTCCGATGTCTAACGCCATGCGCAGGAACTCTTTCACGCCACAGACGGACTTTTACGACCAAAGCGCTCACATG GGTGCCGGGAGAAGATCGAGAACTTCCTCACAGTCTTCAATGCACATG GCCTCCGGCCGCCGCTCCCGGACCACCTCCGAGTCCTCCACCCACTCCGGGGGGCGGGAGCGCAGCAACTCCTCGGCCATGCAGATGTCTTCGTCGccgcccccctccatccctgagCAGCCCCGCATGGAGGACCCTAAGAAGGCCAAGAAGCACTCCCCCAAGAAG ggtggaggcggcggcggcggcggcggcgggggcggctgGTTGAACTGGCTCTATAGGAAGGGCAAGAATGAGGCTCACTTGCCCGATGACAAGAACAAATCT ATCGTGTGGGACGAGAAGAGGCAGAAGTGGGTGGACCAGAATGAACCAGAAGAGGAG aGTAAACCCCtcccgccacctcctcctcctggattCAAGACTGGTCCTCCCATGCTGggccctggagggcccggaAGGCCCCCTGGAGGGGGGCCTCCGGTCAACATGTTCTCCAGGAAAGCAG GCACTAAGAGCCGCTATGTGGACATCCTGAACCCCAGCAAGACATCGCGGCCCGGGGGGATGGGGCCCGCCCCGGCAGACATCTTTGCTCCGCTGGCTCCCATGCCAACCAACCTGTTTGTGCCGGGGGCAG CCCCAGAGGATCAGCAGCCCATGGAGGCCAGTGAAGGAGGCGCCCAGGAGCAGGCTGCTCCCAGTGCAGGTGCTGCACCACAG ATGTTCAACCCAACACTGATGCCTCCAGGGGGAGATGGCCTGCCTGAGTCCGGGGAG CTGTCCCGTTCTAGCTCAATGAGCTCTTTATCACGTGAAGTGAGTCAGCATTTAAACCAG GGACAGCAAGCCCCCCCCGCTGGAGGCGTGACCTTTTATAACCCCGCCCAATTTGCACAG CCCAGTGCACAGTCCGGAGGGCCGCGGGGGCAAGGCCGCTTTGGGGGCCAGAGGCAGTACCCAGTGGTGAAATAG